From the genome of Geminocystis herdmanii PCC 6308, one region includes:
- a CDS encoding YciI family protein, with protein MAKYILFGSYCDNALEKRTPYRQAHLEGLGKQKEQGILVTLGPTKDNSKVFGIYEAENEAIVKNLVESDPYWQNNIWTDYEIKEWIQAF; from the coding sequence ATGGCAAAATACATTTTATTCGGAAGTTATTGCGATAACGCTTTAGAAAAAAGAACGCCCTATCGTCAAGCGCATTTAGAAGGATTAGGCAAACAAAAAGAACAAGGTATTTTAGTTACTTTAGGACCTACAAAAGATAATAGTAAAGTCTTTGGTATTTATGAGGCAGAAAATGAAGCCATAGTCAAAAATTTAGTAGAATCTGATCCTTATTGGCAAAACAATATTTGGACAGATTATGAAATTAAAGAGTGGATTCAAGCCTTTTAA
- a CDS encoding DUF3086 domain-containing protein, producing the protein MSETKKESLENNTELDYFDDDDLWEMQSEKPQKTNKTLESIESEELEAEENNESLTEELNILSLDDIDYPQEEESKSFVEESKIEKQEIEFKPEEIKQEINTNIEVENNEVKTEINTLENQTQELLKEQENIRKNISLLVQEGLKELEQKKQNLELEIQKLERRKEKIDREMKTTFSGVSQDLAIRVQGFKDYLVGSLQDLTSAVEQLELTNNNSPSWEETPTPTPINQNKNPNPSFVEKNFKEEIRQIRGLLDQYRTRPDYYGAPWQLRRTFEPIHAERVGEWFFTQGGRGSLRSMSSRLQNILIASAIMSILYQLYGDRTRTLILSDTPERLGEWRRGLQDCLGISRSDFGPNRGVVLFETPESLIQKGDRIIEEKDLPLVIMDQTDDKVSLSLLKFPLWLAFAPETTTQSSNYYY; encoded by the coding sequence ATGTCCGAGACTAAAAAAGAATCTTTAGAAAACAATACCGAATTAGATTATTTTGATGATGATGATTTATGGGAAATGCAATCAGAAAAGCCCCAGAAGACTAATAAAACTTTGGAATCTATAGAATCTGAAGAATTAGAAGCAGAGGAAAATAATGAATCTTTAACAGAAGAATTAAATATTTTATCTTTAGATGATATAGATTATCCTCAAGAGGAAGAATCAAAATCTTTTGTAGAAGAAAGTAAAATTGAGAAGCAAGAAATAGAGTTTAAACCAGAGGAAATTAAACAAGAAATAAACACAAATATTGAAGTAGAAAATAATGAGGTAAAAACAGAAATTAATACCTTAGAAAATCAAACTCAAGAGTTATTAAAAGAACAAGAAAATATTAGAAAAAATATTAGTTTATTAGTCCAAGAAGGCTTAAAAGAATTAGAACAAAAAAAACAAAATTTAGAGTTAGAAATTCAAAAATTAGAACGGCGAAAAGAGAAAATCGATCGAGAAATGAAAACCACTTTTTCTGGAGTTTCTCAAGATTTAGCCATTCGAGTACAAGGTTTTAAAGATTATTTAGTTGGTAGTTTACAAGACTTAACATCCGCCGTCGAACAGTTAGAATTAACTAATAACAACTCTCCATCATGGGAAGAAACGCCAACTCCTACTCCTATAAATCAAAATAAAAACCCCAATCCGAGCTTTGTGGAGAAAAACTTTAAGGAAGAAATCCGTCAAATTCGTGGTTTACTAGATCAATATCGTACTCGCCCTGATTACTATGGTGCACCTTGGCAATTACGGCGTACCTTTGAACCTATCCACGCTGAAAGGGTTGGAGAATGGTTTTTTACTCAAGGAGGACGGGGTAGCTTACGCAGTATGAGTTCAAGACTACAAAATATTTTGATCGCTTCTGCCATTATGTCTATACTTTATCAGTTATACGGCGATCGAACCCGAACTCTCATTTTATCAGATACCCCCGAAAGACTAGGAGAATGGAGACGAGGTTTACAAGACTGTTTAGGAATTTCCCGTAGTGATTTTGGACCGAATCGAGGAGTAGTATTGTTTGAAACACCAGAATCCCTAATTCAAAAGGGCGATCGCATTATCGAAGAAAAAGATTTACCCTTAGTTATCATGGATCAAACCGATGACAAAGTAAGCCTATCACTGTTAAAATTTCCCCTATGGTTAGCATTTGCCCCAGAAACCACAACTCAATCCTCTAATTATTATTACTAA
- a CDS encoding DUF3119 family protein has product MKSTVLSSETITLDPNYRIPFVIIIGGIALSLLQIILGAVVILFGIFLLIQANIIKLKFTSIALEVYRGEKNIRTFPYIEWENWEIFWQPVPILLYFKEVNSIHFIPIIFDAITLRECLEKYCKKA; this is encoded by the coding sequence ATGAAAAGTACTGTTTTATCTTCAGAAACCATAACATTAGACCCTAATTATCGTATCCCTTTTGTGATAATTATTGGTGGTATTGCCTTAAGTTTATTACAAATTATTCTCGGTGCTGTAGTGATCTTATTTGGCATATTTTTACTTATTCAAGCTAACATAATTAAGTTAAAATTTACCTCGATCGCACTAGAAGTTTATCGAGGAGAAAAAAATATTAGAACCTTTCCTTATATAGAATGGGAAAATTGGGAAATTTTTTGGCAACCTGTACCGATTTTGCTATACTTTAAAGAAGTTAATAGTATTCATTTTATTCCTATTATATTTGATGCCATAACCTTGAGAGAATGTTTAGAAAAATATTGTAAAAAAGCATAA
- a CDS encoding pyridoxal phosphate-dependent aminotransferase, producing the protein MKLASRISQVNPSITLTITAKGKAMKAEGLDVCSFSAGEPDFDTPDHIKLAAKKALDEGKTKYGAAAGEMPLRQAIANKLKKDNNLDYKAENVIVTNGGKHSLYNLMMALIEQDDEVIIPAPYWLSYPEMVTLAGGKSVIVTTTAENEYKITPKQLEEAITPKTKLFVLNSPSNPTGSVYTPDEIKALAEVIVKHDILVVSDEIYEKILYDGATHLSIGAVNEEIFKRTLISNGFAKAYSMTGWRVGYIAGDVNIIKAMTTVQGHSTSNVCTFAQYGAIAALESSQDCVAEMLLSFAQRRKVMYSAVKSIANVSTPLPAGAFYLFIDISNTGLKSLEFCDKLLTQEKVATIPGVAFGNDNCIRLSYATDMDSIEKGMTRLSHFIESL; encoded by the coding sequence ATTAAATTAGCCAGTAGAATATCTCAAGTTAATCCTTCCATTACCCTTACTATCACCGCTAAAGGTAAAGCTATGAAAGCTGAAGGACTAGACGTTTGTAGTTTTAGTGCCGGTGAGCCAGATTTTGATACTCCTGATCATATCAAGTTAGCGGCAAAAAAAGCCTTAGATGAAGGTAAAACTAAATATGGTGCGGCAGCAGGAGAAATGCCTTTGCGTCAAGCCATTGCCAATAAGCTCAAAAAAGATAACAATTTAGACTATAAAGCGGAAAATGTCATCGTTACCAATGGCGGTAAACACTCTTTATATAATTTAATGATGGCACTTATCGAACAGGATGACGAGGTAATTATTCCTGCACCTTATTGGTTAAGTTATCCTGAAATGGTGACATTGGCTGGAGGAAAATCTGTGATTGTTACTACGACTGCCGAAAATGAGTATAAAATTACTCCTAAGCAGTTAGAGGAGGCGATTACTCCGAAAACTAAGTTATTTGTTTTAAATTCCCCTTCTAATCCTACTGGTTCAGTATATACTCCTGATGAGATTAAGGCATTAGCGGAAGTTATTGTTAAACATGATATTTTAGTGGTATCTGATGAAATTTACGAGAAAATTCTTTATGATGGTGCAACCCATTTAAGTATTGGTGCGGTTAATGAGGAGATTTTTAAACGCACTCTGATTAGTAATGGTTTTGCTAAGGCTTATTCCATGACGGGATGGCGTGTAGGTTATATCGCTGGGGATGTTAATATTATCAAAGCGATGACTACTGTGCAAGGTCATAGTACTTCTAATGTCTGTACTTTTGCTCAATATGGTGCGATCGCAGCTTTAGAATCTTCTCAAGACTGTGTAGCAGAAATGTTACTTTCTTTCGCGCAAAGAAGAAAAGTTATGTATTCTGCTGTTAAATCTATTGCTAATGTTAGTACTCCTTTACCAGCAGGGGCTTTTTATTTGTTTATTGATATTAGCAACACTGGTTTAAAATCCCTTGAATTTTGCGATAAGTTACTCACTCAAGAAAAGGTAGCTACTATTCCGGGGGTTGCTTTTGGTAATGATAACTGTATTCGTTTATCTTATGCTACTGATATGGATTCGATCGAAAAAGGTATGACTAGATTAAGTCACTTTATCGAGTCACTGTAA
- the thyX gene encoding FAD-dependent thymidylate synthase, with product MNYQDPLKDGKSRIELIDSMGNDLSIVNDARASFEKTSSELNEQDIKLIKYLITHKHTSPFRGVVFKFKVKAPLYVCRQWWKHVIASNHNDEQLGWNEKSFRYVSIDDSNEFYIPPVFRKQSKNNKQATIGSLDTETNDIAIEIYKQQCEASYEAYSKLLSLGVGREQARGVLIPSVYTSWVWTVSLQALLNFIDLRLGKGAQGEIGAYAQAIVELIKPIVPCSIEAWTSNGQK from the coding sequence ATGAATTATCAAGACCCTTTAAAGGATGGGAAAAGTAGAATAGAACTTATTGATTCTATGGGAAATGATCTCAGTATTGTTAATGATGCTAGAGCGTCTTTTGAAAAAACTTCTTCAGAATTAAATGAGCAAGATATTAAGTTAATTAAATATCTGATTACCCATAAACATACTAGCCCTTTTCGTGGTGTAGTATTTAAGTTTAAAGTGAAAGCTCCTTTGTATGTATGCCGACAGTGGTGGAAACACGTTATCGCAAGTAATCATAATGACGAACAGCTAGGATGGAATGAAAAAAGTTTTCGGTATGTTTCGATCGACGACAGTAATGAGTTTTATATTCCGCCTGTATTCAGAAAACAATCAAAAAACAATAAACAAGCTACCATAGGCAGTTTAGACACGGAAACGAATGACATCGCCATTGAAATTTATAAACAACAATGTGAGGCTAGTTATGAGGCTTATTCTAAATTATTATCATTGGGAGTGGGTAGAGAACAAGCTAGAGGGGTTTTAATTCCTTCGGTTTATACCAGTTGGGTGTGGACTGTATCATTACAAGCTCTCTTAAATTTCATCGATTTACGATTGGGAAAGGGCGCTCAAGGTGAAATAGGGGCTTATGCTCAAGCTATTGTCGAATTGATTAAACCTATAGTACCCTGTTCGATCGAAGCATGGACTTCCAACGGACAAAAATAA
- a CDS encoding nucleoside triphosphate pyrophosphohydrolase family protein, whose amino-acid sequence MDVKEYQLLTRKTAIYPQETFLEYLTLGLASEAGEVSGVVKKYIRKDNDLDTAKEKLIKELGDVMWYWARLCDELGLNPEEVMEKNINKLLNRKANNTLQGDGDDR is encoded by the coding sequence ATGGACGTAAAAGAGTATCAATTATTAACCAGAAAAACGGCTATTTATCCTCAAGAAACTTTCTTAGAATACCTGACTTTAGGTTTAGCTTCTGAAGCTGGAGAGGTTAGCGGTGTTGTCAAAAAATATATCAGAAAAGATAATGATTTAGACACAGCAAAAGAGAAGTTAATTAAAGAATTAGGGGATGTAATGTGGTATTGGGCTAGACTTTGTGATGAATTGGGTTTAAACCCTGAAGAAGTCATGGAAAAAAATATTAATAAACTCCTTAATAGAAAAGCCAATAACACTTTACAAGGTGACGGGGACGATCGATAA